GCGTGCAAAGAAGGGGGTAAGTAGCACGATAAAGATCGGGTTTACAGCTGCAAAGAGCTCCGGCGACATGTTGAAGAGGCCGGTATTCAGGTCGGTGTTGTTCTTCTGGAACGAAGCCATGGAAGAGGAGGCCTGCTCAAAGATCATGAAGAACATCATTGCGGCAATGAATAGCGGAATGAAGGCGCGGAGACGAGACCGTTCATCTGCCGTTACCTGCTTGGAACGGAACATGACAATGAAGTACACGATCGGTGCAACCAACGAAATTATGGTCAGCGTATCGATCACGTTTACTAGGAACGAGTTTCCAGTGACCATGTGAACGATAAGGAACAGAACAACAACGGCGACCAGTCCGGCCGCGCAGATCATGGTGATGCGGCTCTTTTCTTCGTCGCGAACTGGAGTAGGCACGGTGTCGGCTTCAGCTGGCAGATACCTGCGCCCAACTACGAAGCAAACTAGTGCCAGCACCATGCCGATTGCAGCAAGCGAGAATCCGGCGTGGTAGCCACCAAAAGAACGCACTGCGGAAACCGCGAAGGGCGCAACGAAAGATCCGATGTTGACGGACATGTAGAACAGTGAATAGCCTGCGTCGCGCTTGGGGTCGGTCTCGTCGTAGAGTTGGCCGACCATGGTCGCGGTGTTCGGCTTTAGAACGCCGGAGCCGATAGCTACAAGAATGATGCCAACGTATGCAGAGGTCTGCATGGGAAGAGAAAGACACGCGTGGCCCAGCGCGATGATGATGGCGCCGTAGAGTGTAGACCGCCGCGGGCCCCAGAGGCGGTCGGACACCCAGCCGCCCAGAACAGCGATCAAGAAGATCGATGCTGAGTAAACCTGAACTAGTGATTCGCCAAGGGACTGCTCAAGCCCCAAACCATTGTTAGCAACGGTGTCGACCAAGAAGTAAAGCAGGATCGCACGCATTGAATAGTAGCTGAAGCGTTCCCACATCTCGGTAAAGAAGATTGTTGTAAGCCCAAACGGGTGCCCAAAAAATGTTTTTACCTTGTTGGGGTGTTCGGACCGGCTGACGGGCGACGATTGCTCGCTCATGCGGTCTTTCCTTCCAGGAATAGGTGGGTCGCGTCGCCAGTTGACGCGACGTGTCTTTATCATGGCTATGACACAGATAGCATTGTTCGCCTAATACGCTCTTTTATGCAAACTGAGACGCAAATTTTGCATATAGGGTGATCTTAATCACGGAGGGGTAATTGGTTAGGACTTACCGAGATTATGCCATTGTCCTGCGCACACATAAGTTGGGCGAGGCTGATCGCATTATCACGGTGCTTAGCCGTAACTACGGGCAAATACGCGCGGTAGGCAAAGGCGTTAGAAGAACCAAATCTAAACTTGGGGCGCGCTTAGAACCTTTCTCGGTGATTGACTTTCAGGCATACCGAGGGCGGAACCTAGATACCTTCACGCAAGTAGAGCCAATTGCCGAATACGGTCGGCAGATTGCTGCCGACTACGAGCTGTATACAGCTGCCACTGTCATGGTTGAGGCGGCGGAAAAATTAACTGTGGAAGGGGCTTCTTCACCAGCCCATTTCAACCTGTTGCGTGGTGCGCTTCACGCTCTTGCGCATCGGCGGTTGCCACGAGAGCTGGTCATGAATTCTTATCTTCTTCGCGGTCTTGCCCTATCTGGGTGGGCACCTTCGTGCTGGGATTGCGCTATCTGCGGGGCACCCGGCCCTGGCGAGGCATTCTCTACTACCGCAGGGGGAGTGGTTTGCGGGAATTGTCGTCCTCCTGCTTCTGTGAGCCTGGAGCCGGAAGAAGTTGCGTTAGCCGCTGCTTTGCTAACGGGGAACTGGCAGGAAGCACTGAAGTCTCAGTCGCCTGCTCGGTCTAAGATTGGGGGGCTGGTGGCAGCGTACGCCCAGTGGCACCTGGAACGGCGTCTGAAATCTCTAGCAGTATTGGAGCGAGGAATATGAATGAAGTAGCAGGTCCTGCCGAGGGCGAGAGGCGGGTTCCGTCCTCGTTGGTCGCCCCAACGCACGTGGGAATCATTATGGATGGGAACGGCAGGTGGGCTAATGCTCGCAAGCTGCCACGCACAGAAGGCCATAAGCGAGGCGAAGTGGCTCTTATGGACACGATTGCCGGGGCTCTAGAAGCGGGAGTGCGGTACCTGTCTGTGTATGCCTTCTCTACAGAGAACTGGAAACGGTCGCCGGCAGAGGTGCGCTTCCTTATGGGATACTCCCGCGACATTTTACGGAAAAGGCGCGATAGGCTGCACGAATGGGGCGTGCGGGTGCGGTGGGCAGGGCGCAAGCCAAAGCTGTGGAAGTCAGTGATAACTGAGCTGCAGGCGGCCGAGGAGCTCACCAAGAATAACACCAAGATGGACTTGGTGATGTGCCTCAATTATGGAGGCCGCGCTGAGTTGGCCGATGCGATGAATAAGATTGCCTCCCGCGTTGCACAGGGCAAGTTGAAGCCAGGCTCGATAAGCGAGGCAACCGTGGGAAAGAATCTCTATTTGCCGGATGTTCCCGATGTAGACTTGTTGATTCGCTCCGGCGGCGAGCGTCGACTCTCGAACTTTCTGCTGTGGCAATGCGCCTATGCTGAGCTGGCATTCTCTCCAAAGCCCTGGCCCGAATTCCGCCGCGAGGATCTGTGGGATGAATGCCTGGCCTTTGCCGGTCGGGAGCGCCGTTTTGGGGGAGCCGTAGACCGAGTTTAGGCGGTGCGCTTTTTGCGCATGTATACAACGAGGGCGATAACTGCAGCTACGGCGAGCACAGCCACGATCGCGTAGGGACTGCCTGCTAGCGCAGAGAAGGCAGCGTAAAAGGCGGCCATCCCAACGGTCGAATAGATACCCGCCCAAGCAAGGTAGCCGGGAATTGCTGCCAGGGTGTAGTGGGTCCAATTCATTGCCAGGGAGCCAGCGGCCAGGTGGATCATGGTTTGGAAGCCGATGGTCAAAAACGACAGGGGGATAGCTAGTAGACCCCATTTATTGATGAAGCGTACTGCCTTGTCGAAACCATCTGAGTCCATCTTCGCGGTGATGGTTTGAGCGAGGTGGCTGTGTGATTTGGAAGCGCCCTTGCGAATGGCTCCCACTGATCCGCGCGCTAGCCAATAGGTAGCCTGCGAGCGCCCGGCCACAACCACTACTAGGAAAGCGAAGAAGAAAACCCAGGGAAAACCCTCTAGAAAGCCAGGAACACCACTCATAGGCTCAGGTTAGCTGTTTAGTGACGTTTAGAGCAATCCTGACATATTCCCAGTAGGTCGACAGAATGATTGACCTCGCTAAACCCTGTTTGAGCTGCTATTTTAGCTACCCATTCTTCGAACTCAGGGCCGGAAACATCTATGGTTTTGCCGCAGTTTCGGCACACGATGTGATGATGATGACTTTCAGTATCGCAAATGCGGTAAAGAGCTTCGCCCTCGTCATTCTTCATAACGTCTACCTCGCCAGCTTCAGCAAGTCGCTGCAAGTTGCGATAGACGGTAGTGAGTCCCACATTCGAGCCCGAAAGCGTTAGGTCGGTAAAAATCTGTTGTGCAGAACGGAAACTGTCAGAGGTGCGCAGATTCTGCAGTACTGCTTCCTTCTGTCTGGTGTTCCTTTGTTCCGCCATTCTTCCTCCTGCAACGATCCTTCAGAGTTAGGATACACGGACGCGCAAACGCAACGATAGCGTAAAGCAATATAGCCAGAACTACAATTGTGGCTCCGGAAGAGACCGGATAGAAATACGAAACCACGAGTCCGGCAAGGCACAGCAATGTTCCCATTGCTGCGGCAAGCGCCATCGTGGAACGGAATGAAGCCGTCACCAGCTGAGCGATTGCCACCGGAACAATCATGATTGCCGAGACCAAGAGGACGCCGACGACTCGCATTGCCGTCGAAACAGTCAAGGCAGAAACTATCGCTATCAGGGTGGTCAGCATGCGCACAGGCAATCCGCTAGCGCGCGCAAACTCAATGTCGTGGCATAGCGAGAATAGGGCTGGGCGAAGCCCGAGGCCAACGCCCAGAATCAGCGCAGCAAGGAGGGCGGTAAGCAGCACGTCTGCCCATGACACCGACGCGATAGAGCCGAACAGGTACCCGTTTAGGTTTGCGGTGGTGCCGCCGGCAATCCCGATTAGGAGCACGCCGCCGGCAATGCCGCCGTAGAACAACAGTGACAGGGCCACGTCGCCGGAGGTGCGCCCTCGTTCGCGAACGATCTCGATCAAGACGGCTCCCACAACCGAAGCAACTACCGCACCGGGCACTGCGAGCGCATCCGAGGAAGTCAGGTTCATGGCGTTCCCGACCAGCCATCCGAGGGCGACGCCGGTAAGTGCCACGTGGCCAATCCCGTCACCGAGAAGAGCGAGGCGCCGCTGGACCAGGTAGGTGCCCATGATGGGAGCAGAAACGCCTACCAGCACAGCGACAATGAGGCTGCGTTGCATGAAAGGCGTGGAAAACAAGGTAAGTAGAGTGTCAAGCATTCGGGGTTCCCGTATCGATCGGTCCTGCGGCTACCTCTGGCGAGAAGTCGCCTCCTGAAGGGCCCATATGGGCATGGCTGTCGCCGTGGGAATGAGTTTGGTCAAAGTTGCCAGAGTGGGCGAGGTGGCCTCCAGATAAGACGATGGCGCGATTGAAGAAGGTGGCAAGCGGTCCCATCTCGTGCATCACTATCAGGAAGGATCTCGCTGGGCTGCGCAGATTGTTCAGCGTCTTGGCAAGGGTGTCCAGGGAGTGGAGGTCGATGCCTGCTGCGGGTTCGTCCATGATGATGAAATCGGCCTCGCGGACAAGCGCGCGGGCAATGAGGACTCGCTGTTGCTGACCACCCGAGAAGGTCTGTACTGATTCGTCTGCCCGGTAAGCCAGCCCTACCCGCTCGAGGGCAGTAAGGGCTCGTTCCTTATCTCCCTTTCTATACCGGAGCCGCCCTCGTCCTAGGGTGCCTGAAAGCACTACTTCCAGCGCGGTAGCCGGAACGCCGGAGGCGGCACTGACTCGTTGAGGAACATAGGAGATTCGGGCCCAGTCGGAGGACTGGTGAATGCGCGCCAGTTTTTGTCCGTAGAAGCTGATGCTCCCGCTCTGGTGAGGGTTGATTCCTACCAGCGTTTTTACCAGGGTAGATTTGCCTGAGCCATTTCCCCCGAGCAGCGCTACGGCTTCGCCCTTTCGAATTTGAAAGGAGAGGTCATGCAATATCGTTCTGCCGGATAGGGCGACTTGAAGATTTCTTACGTCTAAAGCTACTTCGTCTTGCACTGGAGGGCGTTCGCAATCTTGTCTAGGTTTAATTTCATTGTGTCAAGATAGTCGGCTTTGCCGACTTTAGTTTCGATGGGGTCCAATACCTCAGATTTTATGCCAAGATCAGCTGCCAGCGTCTTAGCGCTTTTCTGGTTGAGTAGGTTCTCTGAAAAGATGACTTCCACGCCCGCGTCGGCGGCGATTTTTCCAATCTTTGCAAGCTGGGTGGGGGAGGCTTCTTGCTCCGGGTCGAATCCTGAAAGGCCGACCTGTAAGAAACCGTACCTGTCAGCTAGATAGCCGTAGGCTTCGTGGGAGACGATAATCTGGGAAAGCCCGCAATTGCGCAGCCGCTGCCGGTACGAGGAGTCCAAGTCGTCCAGCCGCTTTTTCAGTGCTGCTGCGTTGGCTGCGAATTGTTCCTTATGCTCTGGGTCTGCCTGCGTAAGTGCCCGGTTGATGGGGGCAATCGCGGCTTCCATTCTTAGCGGATCTAACCAAAAGTGGGGGTCCAGCTCAGCGTGCTCGTGGGCTTTAGAGATCCCGACTAGAGCGTGTTCGCCCTCGTGTGCGGTGGTGGGGACCAGGGCAACGGCTGTGGAGATGTCTAATGCGGTTTTTGGTTCCGCCTGCCTTATGGCTTCGTCCACAGCTGGCTGGAATCCCTTCTGATATAGCACCAGGTCAGCTTTGTGTAGTTGCACCAAATCTTTGGTAGCCAGTTCGAGGTCGTGAGGTTCCGTTCCAGCGGGAGTTAAAGAGGTGATATGGGCTTCCTTCCCTGCTATCTCCTCTACTAAGTACTGCAGTGGGTAGAACGCGGTCGATACCTCCAATCCTTGCTGCGGCTGGGCTGTTGTGCCCTGACAGCTGCAGAGGGCTAGGCAGGCTGCGGCAAGGAAGGCGAATCTCTTCATAGTGGCAGAGTAAGGGTAATGAAAACGGTTGTCAAAAAGAGGTTTCTTCTAGTGATCAAAAATTGTCCAGAGCGGCGGTAAGGTTTCTATGTAACATTTCTTTTCACCGATGAAGGAACCCCATGCGCGCACGTGTACTGCTTGCTGCCGCCTGCGCCACATTGTTGGCTTTGACAGGCTGTTCGGCGGCTACTCACTCCGATAACGCATACGGTCCGCTGACTCTTTGGACCGATAGTATTCGCCTTGATGCGATGAAGCAGCTGGCTGCGGATTTTGAGAAACAAGACCATATCAAGATCAATGTTGTGGTGCGCAAGGGTGATGCTGTTACCGATGATTTCGTCCAACAAGTTCCCTCGGGCAAGGGGCCTGACTTGATTGTTACCGCCCACGACGGACTCGGCAAACTAGTTCAAAACGGTGTGGTAAATCCGGTAGACATTCCCACCGAAAGATTCCGTAAAGAGGCCATTAAGGCGGTTACCTACGACGGGAAAATCTACGGAGTTCCCTATGCAACAGAGAACCTGGGCCTGGTTCGCAACGATGATCTAACTAAGGCGGAGCCGAAGACCTTTACCGAGATGATCGACGCGGGTCGGCAAAGTGGGGCGGAGTACCCGTTCGTCATCGATCAGGATCCTGAGCTGGGCGACCCCTATCACATGTATCCCTTCCAGACTTCTTTCGGTGCGCCGGTATTCAAATCGGACAAGTTCGGCTACACCACAGATCTGGGGATGGCGGGCAAAGAGGGAAAGAACTTTGCCAATTGGCTTGCCCAGCAGGGAAAGAATGGTTCCATTGATGCGCACATTACTGGCGACAAATCAAAGCAGCTTTTCATGGATGGCAAAGTCGCTTTCCAAATCACTGGACCTTGGAATACCAGTGCCTACGAAGAAGCCGGCAGACACATCAGCGTCCTGCCCATCCCGTCGGCAGGAGGCAAGAAAGCTTCTCCGTTCTTGGGCGTGCAGGTATTCTTCGCCTCTAACAAGACTTCTAATCCGGTACTGGTGCGGAAATTTTTCGACTATGTAGCCTCCGAGAGGGGCCAGAAGCTGCTATTCAAACTTGATCCTCGCGTGCCGGCACAAACCAAGATCGCTGCCAGCATGAAAGATCCGGTCCTTAGAGGTTTCCTCACAGCCGGAGAAGGCGCGTCGCCGATGCCGGCGCTGCCCCAGATGGGCTCCGTCTGGAAGTTCTGGGGTGGAACGGAACTAAACATTCTCACTGGAAAACAGGATCCTACCAAGGGGTGGGATCGCATGAACGCCAACATTGTAAACGAGATCGGAGCTAAATGATGCAGGCATCTTCGACACGTCTATCAGGCGGCTGGCTTATTAAGCTCCTGCTCATGGCAGCGGTCAATGCTTTCGGGCTGTACTGCCTGTTTGCATGTTGGATGGCGGGCTCGACGATTGTGTTCGTCGCCGTCCTCATCTCCTTGATCATTATTGACGTAGTGTATTTTTCGAAGCGATTCTTACCCGGAAAATACTTGATTCCCGGAATGGTCTTTCTGCTGGTATTCCAGCTATTCGTCATGATCTATACCGGCTACATCGCCTTTACCAACTACGGCAGCGGGCATAATTCAACCAAAGAGGACGCCGTTGCTGCCATTACCGCGAAGTATGAGACGCGCGTGGGGCCGGTAGTACCCGCAAAGGTTGTGACATCGATATCGAAGACGGGCCTTGCAGTTGTCAAAGACGGCAAGGTGTACGTAGGCGAGGATGGCAAGGCGCTGGAACCAGCCCCCGGGGCCAAGGTCAAAGACGGCCAGATTGTCTCGGTGCCAGATTGGAAAGTCGCCGATTTTGCAGATGTAGTAGACAACCAAATGCAAATAACGCAGATGCGACTGCCAGCTGCAGACGGTGCAGCTTGGCGCACTGAAGATGGCGAGCATGCCTATCTATCGCGCTCCAGCATGAAATACGATGCTGGCAAACAGACTATGACCGACACGC
The genomic region above belongs to Winkia neuii and contains:
- a CDS encoding metal ABC transporter ATP-binding protein, translated to MQDEVALDVRNLQVALSGRTILHDLSFQIRKGEAVALLGGNGSGKSTLVKTLVGINPHQSGSISFYGQKLARIHQSSDWARISYVPQRVSAASGVPATALEVVLSGTLGRGRLRYRKGDKERALTALERVGLAYRADESVQTFSGGQQQRVLIARALVREADFIIMDEPAAGIDLHSLDTLAKTLNNLRSPARSFLIVMHEMGPLATFFNRAIVLSGGHLAHSGNFDQTHSHGDSHAHMGPSGGDFSPEVAAGPIDTGTPNA
- a CDS encoding peptide MFS transporter, which encodes MSEQSSPVSRSEHPNKVKTFFGHPFGLTTIFFTEMWERFSYYSMRAILLYFLVDTVANNGLGLEQSLGESLVQVYSASIFLIAVLGGWVSDRLWGPRRSTLYGAIIIALGHACLSLPMQTSAYVGIILVAIGSGVLKPNTATMVGQLYDETDPKRDAGYSLFYMSVNIGSFVAPFAVSAVRSFGGYHAGFSLAAIGMVLALVCFVVGRRYLPAEADTVPTPVRDEEKSRITMICAAGLVAVVVLFLIVHMVTGNSFLVNVIDTLTIISLVAPIVYFIVMFRSKQVTADERSRLRAFIPLFIAAMMFFMIFEQASSSMASFQKNNTDLNTGLFNMSPELFAAVNPIFIVLLTPFFARFWETRGRNISTAVKFTVGLALAGLSFIWLGAFAFHYLNMKAPWWVITICYIIQTIGELCLSPVGLAATTLLAPKAFRSQALSLWFLASAAGQSIGAQVLKATGELPAHQMFLVVGGIAVVLAVVLAALSPWISRHIHAGQKLAPAE
- the recO gene encoding DNA repair protein RecO yields the protein MVRTYRDYAIVLRTHKLGEADRIITVLSRNYGQIRAVGKGVRRTKSKLGARLEPFSVIDFQAYRGRNLDTFTQVEPIAEYGRQIAADYELYTAATVMVEAAEKLTVEGASSPAHFNLLRGALHALAHRRLPRELVMNSYLLRGLALSGWAPSCWDCAICGAPGPGEAFSTTAGGVVCGNCRPPASVSLEPEEVALAAALLTGNWQEALKSQSPARSKIGGLVAAYAQWHLERRLKSLAVLERGI
- a CDS encoding Fur family transcriptional regulator — protein: MAEQRNTRQKEAVLQNLRTSDSFRSAQQIFTDLTLSGSNVGLTTVYRNLQRLAEAGEVDVMKNDEGEALYRICDTESHHHHIVCRNCGKTIDVSGPEFEEWVAKIAAQTGFSEVNHSVDLLGICQDCSKRH
- a CDS encoding metal ABC transporter permease, yielding MLDTLLTLFSTPFMQRSLIVAVLVGVSAPIMGTYLVQRRLALLGDGIGHVALTGVALGWLVGNAMNLTSSDALAVPGAVVASVVGAVLIEIVRERGRTSGDVALSLLFYGGIAGGVLLIGIAGGTTANLNGYLFGSIASVSWADVLLTALLAALILGVGLGLRPALFSLCHDIEFARASGLPVRMLTTLIAIVSALTVSTAMRVVGVLLVSAIMIVPVAIAQLVTASFRSTMALAAAMGTLLCLAGLVVSYFYPVSSGATIVVLAILLYAIVAFARPCILTLKDRCRRKNGGTKEHQTEGSSTAESAHL
- a CDS encoding sugar ABC transporter substrate-binding protein, with amino-acid sequence MRARVLLAAACATLLALTGCSAATHSDNAYGPLTLWTDSIRLDAMKQLAADFEKQDHIKINVVVRKGDAVTDDFVQQVPSGKGPDLIVTAHDGLGKLVQNGVVNPVDIPTERFRKEAIKAVTYDGKIYGVPYATENLGLVRNDDLTKAEPKTFTEMIDAGRQSGAEYPFVIDQDPELGDPYHMYPFQTSFGAPVFKSDKFGYTTDLGMAGKEGKNFANWLAQQGKNGSIDAHITGDKSKQLFMDGKVAFQITGPWNTSAYEEAGRHISVLPIPSAGGKKASPFLGVQVFFASNKTSNPVLVRKFFDYVASERGQKLLFKLDPRVPAQTKIAASMKDPVLRGFLTAGEGASPMPALPQMGSVWKFWGGTELNILTGKQDPTKGWDRMNANIVNEIGAK
- a CDS encoding isoprenyl transferase; its protein translation is MNEVAGPAEGERRVPSSLVAPTHVGIIMDGNGRWANARKLPRTEGHKRGEVALMDTIAGALEAGVRYLSVYAFSTENWKRSPAEVRFLMGYSRDILRKRRDRLHEWGVRVRWAGRKPKLWKSVITELQAAEELTKNNTKMDLVMCLNYGGRAELADAMNKIASRVAQGKLKPGSISEATVGKNLYLPDVPDVDLLIRSGGERRLSNFLLWQCAYAELAFSPKPWPEFRREDLWDECLAFAGRERRFGGAVDRV
- a CDS encoding metal ABC transporter substrate-binding protein, which gives rise to MKRFAFLAAACLALCSCQGTTAQPQQGLEVSTAFYPLQYLVEEIAGKEAHITSLTPAGTEPHDLELATKDLVQLHKADLVLYQKGFQPAVDEAIRQAEPKTALDISTAVALVPTTAHEGEHALVGISKAHEHAELDPHFWLDPLRMEAAIAPINRALTQADPEHKEQFAANAAALKKRLDDLDSSYRQRLRNCGLSQIIVSHEAYGYLADRYGFLQVGLSGFDPEQEASPTQLAKIGKIAADAGVEVIFSENLLNQKSAKTLAADLGIKSEVLDPIETKVGKADYLDTMKLNLDKIANALQCKTK